In the genome of Vicia villosa cultivar HV-30 ecotype Madison, WI linkage group LG7, Vvil1.0, whole genome shotgun sequence, one region contains:
- the LOC131620817 gene encoding uncharacterized protein LOC131620817 isoform X1 yields the protein MSLINSNLNLIYINIQPNINTHKPSIFINMTKPSNFLHKPSPIIEQRQENKNMMCLDKQLQRQLSNNISNEDYHGNKFASIPFVWESQPGTPKHRSNAHSLPPLTPPPSYFQNASKKPTKPKKNFFLQTFFPKRASKKSCDLDPSPTSSNFVSYSSSSSSSSLSLSSPRPTSYSVPCSPMIHSRKGEEDEDLYDVSRSDVCFGNVRSQGRYSSMFKKSNIKEQAKGRVGANKEKGISLLMRNNTILQDYRFIDHEGHT from the exons ATGTCTCTCATAAATTCCAACCTAAaccttatatatataaatatacaaccTAACATAAATACACACAAACCCTCAATTTTTATAAACATGACAAAGCCTTCAAACTTTCTCCATAAACCTTCTCCCATAATTGAACAAAGACAAGAGAACAAAAACATGATGTGTTTAGATAAGCAACTACAAAGACAATTATCCAATAATATTTCCAATGAAGATTACCATGGAAACAAATTTGCTTCTATCCCTTTTGTGTGGGAATCTCAACCAGGTACACCTAAACATAGATCAAATGCTCATTCTCTTCCTCCTCTTACTCCACCACCATCTTATTTCCAAAATGCTAGCAAGAAACCAACTAAGCCCAAAAAGAactttttcttgcaaacattctTCCCCAAACGTGCTTCAAAAAAAAGTTGTGATCTTGATCCGTCCCCGACTTCATCGAATTTTGTTTCTTATTCTTCATCGTCTTCATCGTCGTCTTTATCATTGTCCTCGCCTCGTCCAACATCATATTCGGTGCCGTGTTCTCCGATGATACACTCGAGGaaaggggaagaagatgaagatttatATGATGTTTCTAGATCTGATGTTTGTTTTGGTAATGTAAGATCACAAGGACGTTATTCTTCCATGTTCAAGAAG AGTAATATCAAAGAGCAGGCTAAGGGACGTGTTGGTGCCAATAAGGAGAAGGGTATAAGTTTGCTCATGAGGAATAATACCATTTTACAAGACTACAGGTTCATAGATCATGAAGGTCATACTTAA
- the LOC131620817 gene encoding uncharacterized protein LOC131620817 isoform X2, whose protein sequence is MSLINSNLNLIYINIQPNINTHKPSIFINMTKPSNFLHKPSPIIEQRQENKNMMCLDKQLQRQLSNNISNEDYHGNKFASIPFVWESQPGTPKHRSNAHSLPPLTPPPSYFQNASKKPTKPKKNFFLQTFFPKRASKKSCDLDPSPTSSNFVSYSSSSSSSSLSLSSPRPTSYSVPCSPMIHSRKGEEDEDLYDVSRSDVCFGNVRSQGRYSSMFKKG, encoded by the exons ATGTCTCTCATAAATTCCAACCTAAaccttatatatataaatatacaaccTAACATAAATACACACAAACCCTCAATTTTTATAAACATGACAAAGCCTTCAAACTTTCTCCATAAACCTTCTCCCATAATTGAACAAAGACAAGAGAACAAAAACATGATGTGTTTAGATAAGCAACTACAAAGACAATTATCCAATAATATTTCCAATGAAGATTACCATGGAAACAAATTTGCTTCTATCCCTTTTGTGTGGGAATCTCAACCAGGTACACCTAAACATAGATCAAATGCTCATTCTCTTCCTCCTCTTACTCCACCACCATCTTATTTCCAAAATGCTAGCAAGAAACCAACTAAGCCCAAAAAGAactttttcttgcaaacattctTCCCCAAACGTGCTTCAAAAAAAAGTTGTGATCTTGATCCGTCCCCGACTTCATCGAATTTTGTTTCTTATTCTTCATCGTCTTCATCGTCGTCTTTATCATTGTCCTCGCCTCGTCCAACATCATATTCGGTGCCGTGTTCTCCGATGATACACTCGAGGaaaggggaagaagatgaagatttatATGATGTTTCTAGATCTGATGTTTGTTTTGGTAATGTAAGATCACAAGGACGTTATTCTTCCATGTTCAAGAAG GGGTGA